The Lolium rigidum isolate FL_2022 chromosome 1, APGP_CSIRO_Lrig_0.1, whole genome shotgun sequence region CTTCCTGGTGGTACGCGCGTATCCGGCCGAGCCTAGTAGCTAATTACAGCCTGCATCCTAGTACGACGGCGGCTAGCTAGACAATTAAAAGCTACGGCGGCGGTCGTGAGCTGTAGATTAACCAGGCGACCTACCTGAGGCACTCACTAGCCATTGCCAGCCGATGGAGCTTTGTCACGGCGCACTCAAAATCACCGGTGACCGGTCGGTCTCGTCGGTCGCTGCCACGAacgagatccaaataaaaccaggcAGCTTCGGGTCCAGCTCTGGTCCTGTGTGATGTGAGAGACGACAGCATCTGCTGCTGCCAACGTACGAACCGCACCAGCGGCCACTGCAACGGCACGGCAGTGACCAGCACCAACCGCATTAGCTGCCGCGCCACCAACAAAAGCCGGAGCGCATTCATTGTCGCCGCCCGCGCCCGCCGGAGTTTATTACCCAGAGGCCAGAGCTAGCCCCCACGCCACCGCCTCCCTCTTCAATCTCCATCCATTTTGCAGCCTATAGAAACCACAGCACTCATCGCTCCTCGCTTCCTACTCGTCTGCCTGTCCTCATCTCCACTCACCACGGGAGGTCCTTATGGaggggtcgtcggcggcggcgagggtggcGAGGGCGGGCGCCAAGGTGTGCgggaaggaggagaaggtggtgggcgAGCAGAAGGCGCCGGGGAGCTGCCCCTACTGCGGCGGCGTGGTGACGGCCACCGACGTGGAGGCCAAGTGGGTGCTCTGCTTCCTCCCGCTCTGCCTCAAGAACAAGCGCAGGTTCTCCTGCACCGCATGCAACAGGCGCCTCGTCACCTACCCCGCCATCCTCCATGACTAGGCTCCAGAGCTACAGCtagcttcctcctccaccccggtCCGTCTGGTTCCATTACATTGCTTGGAGATTGATTTGTCGTAGATATCCTGGCCAAGATCGAGCGATTTACTTTCCGTTTCCGGGACTGGATCGCTGTTGTTACTCAGTTTCTTAGCTACCAGACGAGTGGGATTAAATTCAGTGGATTAATTCACCTTTTATCACTTGCTTCTTTTGGTCGTGTGGCCTCCGCTACAGTTTTTACCGCTGCCGATCAATGACAATACCATGAAACTGCTTTGCCGCGCGCCGCTGCTTTTCTTCCAGCTCGCCTCGCGCGGATGCCCACTACGTGCCGCATGGCTTTATCGATGTGGCGTCACGTCGTCATCCATCCCCGTCGAAAACGTACGTACGTACCTGTCGTCGATAAGATCCCCGGCCGAATTATCACCCAGCGGTTGGCCGGCGATCACGCGCGCGGTAGACCGACATGGCCGGCCGTCGAGCGATCGATCGACGCTCACGGTAACATCGTCTCACACGATCGAGCTAGCTAGCATACTCCGACCGACCGCCGATGTGGTAGGGAGCACGCACGGCACGGCACCTGATCGAGATCTCCGATCGACCGTAGCGCGTGCGGAATCTACCGTACGTCCACCCGTGCTCGTGCCAGTGTCCCCATCAAACAACTCGAATATTCCTATCTACCTGTATGAATCAACAAAGAAACTGGAATATTTGTACGAGTATCACACAAGGGAATCGACCGGCCGGCCGGATTGCTTATGATTCAGCAACAGTCTGTTAAATGCGTAGGCAAACAGATCGACGACAGTGTCAGCATCAGTTCCAGTCAAGGCAGCGACGACTGCACCCAGCATCCGAGAGGAACACCCGACGTATATATATGCAACAGGGCCTTCAGCAGTCTCGGCCACGCGCCAGGTCTGGACGCAATATtagaaaaagaggctttggtTTAGAGCTGCGTCAACTTTTAGCATTGGACTGGCTACAAATTCAGACTAAAGGATGCATTAGCACACCGGTTTGAGAGGCCAGTGACAACCAGTGCTAAAGGAT contains the following coding sequences:
- the LOC124684337 gene encoding uncharacterized protein LOC124684337 — encoded protein: MILLCVCGKEEKVVGEQKAPGSCPYCGGVVTATDVEAKWVLCFLPLCLKNKRRFSCTACNRRLVTYPAILHD